One Undibacter mobilis genomic region harbors:
- a CDS encoding ABC transporter ATP-binding protein gives MTYNRGAKSTQALQETSLTIRKGEFVSIVGPSGCGKSTLLKMVSGLLRPTSGTITVDQKVVQAPVTDLGIVFQSPVLLEWRTVLQNVLMQVELRGYPKSAYHDRAVELLTAVGLRDFKDQYPHELSGGMRQRASIVRALIHDPPLLLMDEPFGALDALTREQMRIDLENLWMSRPMTVVFVTHSLDEAVLLSDRVVVMSPRPGRVEQIINVDMERPRGLGARANPVFEAATRTITEIFLSRGVLQGGGFARH, from the coding sequence ATGACCTACAACCGCGGCGCCAAAAGCACGCAGGCCCTGCAGGAAACGTCCCTGACGATCCGGAAGGGGGAGTTTGTCTCGATTGTCGGCCCGTCTGGTTGCGGCAAGAGCACCTTGCTCAAGATGGTGTCGGGGCTGCTGCGGCCGACCTCTGGCACGATTACGGTCGATCAGAAGGTTGTCCAAGCCCCCGTGACCGATCTTGGCATCGTGTTTCAGTCTCCCGTGCTGCTGGAGTGGCGGACGGTTCTGCAAAACGTCTTGATGCAGGTCGAACTGCGCGGCTATCCCAAGAGCGCATATCACGATCGGGCGGTAGAACTGCTCACCGCGGTGGGACTGCGCGACTTCAAGGATCAGTATCCGCACGAATTGTCGGGCGGTATGCGCCAGCGTGCTTCGATCGTGCGCGCCCTGATTCACGATCCTCCGCTCCTGCTGATGGATGAGCCATTTGGCGCACTCGACGCGCTTACACGCGAGCAGATGCGCATTGACCTCGAGAATCTCTGGATGAGCCGGCCGATGACGGTGGTTTTCGTGACGCACAGTTTGGACGAGGCTGTCCTGTTATCGGATCGTGTGGTGGTGATGTCACCGCGGCCCGGGCGGGTAGAGCAGATCATCAATGTGGATATGGAGCGGCCTCGCGGACTGGGGGCGCGCGCGAACCCTGTTTTCGAGGCGGCGACGCGAACGATTACCGAAATATTCCTCAGTCGAGGTGTCCTTCAGGGCGGAGGCTTTGCCCGCCACTGA